tattctgtcactatagattagatttgtctattctagaatttcatataaatggaatcgcaTGGGGTTGCAGTATGTATTCTTCCATCAGCATAACGTTTGTGAGATTCATGATCTGTGTACCActggtttgttcctttttattgctgagtagtgttccataTTAGTACTCATAAACACAAACGTAATTTGCTTATCCATGTGCTTGTCGATGAAcccttgagttgtttccagtgtgggctattatgaataaagttactatgaacatctgtgtacaagtttttttGTGGGCCTGTATTTTTAGTTATCTTAAGGCAAGTACCTAGCAGTCGAAATGTTGGGTCACGTGATCAAcgtgcatttatatttttaagaaaatgttagtTTTTGAAATGGAGTATACAATTTTACATTCTTGCCAGtaatgtatgagggttctaatCACTCCACATCCTCATCGTgatgtctgtctttttaattttagccactctagtAGGTATGTCGTGACATCTtactgtggctttaatttgcatctcccttATAATTaataatgttgagtatcttttcatgtgcttactggccatttgtagatcttctctgtgaggtgtctgttcacatcttttgcccatcTGTCACTGGGTTGTTtatcttattattgagttttgagagttctttctaTGTTCTGAAGTCAAGTTCTTTGCCAAATATACGTGTTGTGTTTCCTCCcaatctgtggcttgccttttcatttgcttacaaGTGTCTTTTGAGCagcaagtttttaattttgatgaggtaccaatttctcctttttataaatgGTTAGTGAGTTTTCATCCCAATAAATCACTGCCTGTCCCAAAGTTGCAAAGAATTTCCCGTGTCTTCTTGTAGACATTTCATTGTTTGGCTTTCATTTTtatgtctatgatccattttgaaatgattttggaGTCTGGGCTGAGGACTATTTCTCTCCATATGGATATCCAGGTCCCTTTTTAATAATGGGCTCTGGGAAATAGCAAACTGGGGAAGTGGGAGAGCTAAGGCCACAATACGTTTTCCAAAAAGGATGGGAAAGCATAAAGCATACCCTCCCAGGGTAGGGAGAATGAAGAAAGCTAGTGGGTGGTATGTGGGAAAGGGTCTAGGAATAGAAACGCTGGGAAGAAAGCTGAGATTTTCAGTCCTTgtttcccctctctgctccctatCATCTCTCCAGAGGCACCACAGGACAGTGGTAGCTAATGGGCACCCAATGGAGCCTGGCACCTTCTTCTACATGCACTGGAACTGCGGCAGGATTATCCTGCAGGCTCCCAATGGACGCTTCTTGGGCATCATAGACAATGGCCTGCTGATGGCCAAAGCCACCATTCCAGGTAAGCACAACAGCCTTCCTGCCAGGTTATTCCAAGTCAGAGATGCTTTCAGAGGGAGCTGAGATATGACAGAAAGAGCACTGGAGTTGGAGCCAGAAGATTTGGGTCTGTATATTTGCTGAGTCACTGATTTTTTGTCATCGCTTGGGCAAACCacttcttggagcctcagtttcattGGCTCCATTATCAATGGAAGTGATATCCAACCTGCCTGCCTCACAGGATTATCGTGAGGATTAAATAGTCTCACACAtctcaaaggaaggaagaacatcAACATTTCTCGGGTTCCACAAGTGCTTTCACAAACATTTCATAAGCACCTAGCATACAatccagcacatagtaggtgttcaaaaaTTGTTAAAGTATTGACAACACCTTACAATTAGGGCCCCTCTTCCTGCTTCTATCGGTGAAGGCATCTAGAAGCAGCTCATCCAGAtaactcttttctgtttcttttaggcCCAAATGAGGAATTTGGGATTCGATTAGCTAACCGTCCCTTCCTCATATTGCGAGGTCGTTATGGGTATGTGGGCACCTCATCAGAGCACGACCTAATGAAGTGCAATATGGATCAGCCTGACTGCATTCACCTGCTGCCTTGCCGCCAAGGCATCTACCACTTCCAGGGTGAGGAGCTCCTCTTCATCCCTGGGGTCAGAGTCTAGCCCTGCCTTGGCCCCAACTCAGACTTCAGGGCCTGCTCCTCAGACCCTACTCAccataaaaggagaaacagagtttctgtttgttttcacacttcaagatcccccccccccccccccgagaatgGGTCGGCAGAACAGAACCCAGCCCTCCTGTGTTTCCATAGGGGGACCTGCCAACACAGGCAGGGTAGGATAGTCAGGGAGGGTTGGCATGCTTCCCAGGAGCCTCCTCAGGCTGTACTGTTGGAGAACTTTGTCCTGAATAGGGCACTGACCTGAGCTCTTCCCTCCTCAGCACAGGGTGGATCCTTCTGGTCAATAACGTCCTTTGGCACCTTTCGCCCTTGGGGAAAGTTCGCTCTCAACTTCTGTATAGAGCTTCATGGGAGCAACTTGCTCACAGTACTGGCACCCAATGGCTTCTACATGCGATCCGACCGAAGCGGCACCCTGTTGGCAGACAGCGAGGAGATTACCAAAGAGTGTATTTGGGAATTTTAGGTAAGACAAAATGGGCAAGGACCTGGAGATGGGGGAGCAGGAACTGAGGggcaagaaaggaagggaggtgggtgagagtgAGACCAAAACACCTCCCCTGGGCTGACGTCTGTCCCACAACTTGATCAATGCCAGACATTTGTTCCAGATATGTGCCTTTCTTCTTAGGGCTTCTAAACCCAGCCTTGCTAGAGAAAGGAGGGGCAATCAGATGTAGATTTCTCACTATTATGCCACACTGACACGAGTGTGCAAGCAAACTTGCAGGGGACAAAATTGGGTGTACTCGTGTGTGTTTATCTTTCTTTGTTAAGATGCAGTTTTGTCCCATGTTTCGGGGAGACAGGTAACTCTGAGGGTATGCTTTCTATCCCATGCACTTTCTGTCCCTACACCCTTGGATCCCTGGAGTGCTAATGGCTCCCAAATATTCATCTGCAGCTTTGACCCTCCTCCCGAACTCTAACTTCATCTCTTTCCAACTTCCTGATGGGCACTTGACTTGACTTTGTCTTGCTATCCCCTCAAAATCAGCcgactcaccctcccctccaaagatgatccttcctgccctccccatGGCCATCTAGGGCATGGCTGCCCTCTCCAATGCTTCTGGATCAAGACCTCAGCACCATGTCTCCTTCCTCCCGTTCATTCCCTTTACCAAACCCTGAAAATTCTTGGGTACTCCCTTAACTATGCCTCTTGAGGGCTTACTCTTTCTTAACTACCTTTGGTACCTTTGGTTCCAGGCTTGTCACCAAAAGCCTTCACCGCAGTAACCCCCCGCCCCAGCAGCACTCCCCTGCCTCAGGTCCATCCTATTCAATCTCCTCTCCACACCAAGTTTGCTTTCCTAAGGTGCTGCCTCCAATCCATCCTTCCCTGTTCACACCTCTTCAGGACGCCTCACTGCCCTTAGCCCCGTTTCTTCACAGCTGACCTCGCTTTCTCGACTTGGAAAGTTATGAGGATGTTGTAGGAAGAAGaactttggttttggtatcatatAAACCTGGAACTTTAGGGAAATTGCTTTAACATTTCtaggccttggtttccttatctgtaaagtgagaataatatctacttcataggGTGGTATGACGGTCAAGTGACAATATGAATCTAGATATAGACCCTTAATGTATGTTCActcccttcttccattttctacCAGTTTTCTACACAAACCCTTTACTATGGCCAAACTGGATGAAATCACACTgggcttgttttcttatctgttacGTGAAGGGTTTTGATTTAACTAAATTTCTCAGGCTCCTCCCAGCCTGACATTCCAATAGACAGTGTATCATAGTGGTTAAGAGCTCATTTTTGGACTCAGAACTGGGTTCtgataaaattagatttttatcaGTTTAACTTGTTGTTTGACCCTGGAAAAATGAACCTCACAAAGCCTATTCCTTGTGgataaaatgggaatataataTCTATCTCCTGGGATTGTTGTGTTATGTGAGATAATGATTATAAAATGCTCAGTAAACAGCCTGGCACCTAGCGCATTCTACTCTATCAGAAGTCTTCCCCAATCCTGTTGAattcttagtaaatattttctgttgaaTTTAGTATCCCCTTGAACTCTGATGCTATTTTTATGCCattaatatgatttaaaaaataagttttactgTCTTTTCCTATCAATTAACTTCACATGCATCTATGTGATCCCTCATCAAGAATGGAACAAAtcattttattgtctcttttcaCAGATGGTCTTACcagatttttcttaaaagccTAAGCTCAGCAAATGACTGActgaagctttctatttcctcttcccttcccaggtCAATGGGATGCTACCTACAGAAATCCAAATCCTCCAGGAAAAACTACTATGCTAAACACAAGAGGAACCCCAGAGTCCAAATCCATGAGAATATCTGTTACAGAACTTTCCCTACCCAGTTTAGCAAAACACCTGTTTCGAGTGACAATACATCACAAAAGGCCACCCCCAAGACCCTGGTGTGCATCTGACTCAGTACAGAATAGGGGTCTGGATATGGGTGGAGACTGAGGCCCCAGACCACTCCAAGTTCTATCCAGAAGAGGTGGCACCAAACGGTAACCAGTTCTTACAATGATCTTTCCCATTCCCACCAGAATCGCTAGACTTTTTCCAGTGATTCCATAAGGAGCCAGTTTTGCCCTGAAGGATTAAGAATCCAGATATGATTAGCTGTCCTTTTGGTTTTGAAAGAATGATTACTAATCCTATGGGCACAGGGCAATGGTAATAACACCTTAGGCTGGTATAGCACACTCCCTCAGCACCACCCGGGAGGTTTACCAATTATCCCACCTTATCATTACCTTTGATCTCATCAGTTGGGCAAGACAGGTACTTTCCCCATCACTCCCCACCTTTTACAGGGAGCtgaagtgatttgcccagggTCCCACGACTGGGGTTTCTGACTCAATTTCCTCAACTAGAATGGCCTGTAATGTCCACTACTCTTTCCATCAAAACAGAGTTTCCAAAATGACCATCATTCTTGTACTGTCTGTATAACTTTGGCCTTCATCTGCCTACCATATGCTCTATCAATGTCTTTATTGACATAGACTCTTAAGTACTTTTATttagaaaggaatattttaatcACTGTCATAAAATGGACGACCAGAATCACTTGCCATAAATAGAAAGtggccttaaaaataaatacaaccagggccacctgagtggctcagtcagttaagcatctgactcttaactttggctcaggtcatggtctcacagttcgtgagatcaaaccctgtattgggctctgtgctgtgggcacagagcctgcttgggattctctctctctctctctctctctctctctctctcctcctatctctgcccccccccgctcatgctccctctctctctctctctctctcgcacaaatataaataaataaataagtaaataaataaaaacaaaatgattatcAAATCCTAGTTAGATTTCCCTCCCCTGTCCAAGGCTCAGAACctgtgtttccctttccctctgttaaaaaaaaagggggggctgggcagggcgcctgggtggctcagtcagttgagcatccggctttggcccaggtcatgatctcacgggctctgtgctgacagctcagagcctggaacctgtttcagattctgtgtctccctctctctctgctcctcccctgctcatgctctgtctcgctctctcaaagataaacattaaaaacaaaaagattaacaACTGTTATAGAGGCACTAAATACTAGGACCAAAATGAAAGCTTCTGTTTGATGCAATCAAATTGAATTGAAAGGGAGTTGAAAGGtgaataattttctcatttctgactcactattatttaaatttttttttaacgtttatttatttttgagacagacagagacagagcatgaacgggggaggggcagagagagagggagacacagaatcggaagcaggctccaggctccgagccatcagcccagagcccgacgctgggctcgaactcacggaccacgagatcatgacctgagctgaagttggacgcccaaccgactgagccacccaggcgccccatctgacTCACTCTTATTTAAAGCAGTGTCTACATGCCTCCTAAAATGTTCTCAAATACCAACAGTGATGCCTGACCCCCACTTTGGGGGAAGTGCACCACACTATAATGAGTGCCTGGTTTTTAAATCTGTTGAGAAAAGAAGCTAAAACCACAACATGAGAGAGGTTCCATCTGCACAGAGGAAAATGACCTCAGGTTTTGTAAGTATGTTTCTCCTCAAGAGATAtaaaagaattttgtaaaaattttaatataataagtGAAGCTTGAGAACGCTAGAGACTAGGGCATTTCTTTCCCAGAGAACAGGCCAAAGATATGGAGTGGAATACACTCTTCAGAGAGATAGGACCTTGAGGGTCATTTAAGGCAGGATCTCTTCCTCATCGTTCCATAAACGCATGTACAAACTCGGATGCATGGGTATGCATGTGCATGgaggcacacacaccccccactcATAGTCTCTTAGGCCCCATTCCCCCAGGTGGCCATCCATCCTCTGCTTGATCGTGCTTGGCATGGGGCCTCAGCTGACAGCTCCCTCCATTGCTGACATCAGTCCTGTAGTTGAATGAATAGCTTGTTCGCAGACTGTGCCGTGCAGATTGTCTTCCCACAAAACCTTACCCATTTACCTAGGCCGTCTGtcagcagggcagaggcagggtaTGCTCCGTCACCCTTGGAATTTCATTCTAGAGCTGTGCTGTCCCATAGAACGTTTTgtgctgatggaaatgttctgtaatgTTTACTGTCTGATATGGCAGCCAGGAGATGCATGTGACCTTTGGGCATTTGATATGTAGCTAGTGGGAATGAGGAGTTGGGGTGTTCATTTTACacaaatttttgaaatgttttgtttttgagagagagagacaaagagagagagcaagcgggggagaggcagagagagagagggagacacagaatctgaagcaggctgcaggctctcagctgtcagcacagagcccaacccagggcttcaGATtagcaaaccatgagatcatggcctgagccgaagtcagttgcttaaccaactgagccacccaggtgccccagcattttacttaattttagtCACATTAAAATAGTCACATGTGGTTGGTGGCTACTTATTGCAGAGCACAGCCCTAGAGTGTTTGATGAAGATAACTTCTGGATGAGTAGCACTCCCAGATGAGAGAAAACAAACGTGCCCCCACTCCTTTTATCCCGCTTTGTGCCATCAGCCATTATCAGTCCATGCCCCTGCTCTTCAAAAGGGAAAGAATTTGGATATTATTCTTCAAAATATCCCATTCTTTACCCCATTCTCCCCATattccccctctttctctacatACCAAGGCTTCCCAGGGggagccagatttttttttttttttcagagagacaaaACTGAGAAGATGTGAAACTTACTGCCAAGAAGTTGCAAGCAAACGTGCCCCAGGGGTGTGTATAAAGGGACAGAGTATGAAAAATGGCATTTCCACTCTGCTGCTTTGCAAAAAATACACATGCAATTAAGGAAGTAATGTCTATTTCCTTAGATTAAGGAATTACTGTATATTGTAGTTATGTAAAAGTCCCTTATTTTTGGAGATACCTGTTGGGACTTAAAAGTGACATGCCATGATGTActatcagtgtgtgtgtgggcacaATATGAGTGCATGAGTGTCCACACTAATATAGATACATATCTACATACATATGTAGATATACACCCAGGTAGATGAATATATAGATTAGACAGATTGGGTAGATAGTTCCATAAACATATAGATAAATTAAATAGATGGCAGCTAGATACATACATAGTTACATACATAAAGAGAtcatacagatagatagatagattggaAGATAGGAAGATACAAGacagctagctagctagctagatatAGAGCAAACTATATCATTGTTAAAAGTAGGGGTGGGAGTAGAATGTTCACGGGAAAAACACAAACAGGAAGTactgctaattaaaaaaatgctttattcctGCCAACTAGAGGCCATTTAAGGCCAGTGTGAGTGGGCATGACTTTCCCAGCCCCTCCAAACAGGTGCCGCATAGAAGGGGCAGCGAGACAGGACCAGACCGGGTCCACAGATGAGGAGAAAGAGtcacaggaaggaagaggaaccAGTAATCTGCTTGGGCAGGATGATATTAGATCCTCTCCACCCCAGCTCCTTTCCACTCTGGCCCTCCTCCTTCATTCCAGGccttgcaggggtggggagctggaTCAGAGCAAGGCTGCAGGGGCACCAACACTGGCCACGGAGGCAGTGGAAGGAAGGGTAGGAATGGCAAAGCACTACTGAATCCAGGGAGCTCAGCTGCAGGAGGCAGGTGGCctgcagagacaaagagagggtgAGTTTGGGTTTGTTGCTGTCACCCCACCCCTCAAAGTCactggtggggagagggacagatatCAGCTCTCTACCCTGGATATATACACTCACATCCCAATCCAACCCCCTTTTCCTTCTACATCTGTCAGTGGAAATATAGACTCAGCGGGTGTTAGCATCCAACCTTGTAGGCCatggaaggaatgaagaaagctGTATCAAGGTTCCCTTGGTGACCCCAACTGGAGATCCATGCCCTCTTGTGGGTCAAGGAGTAAGCCTTCCCCACACCCTGCAGGAGTGAGGCCTGGCCTGTGGATTCTTACCCCAGCAGGGTTTGAGAGAGGCTTGGGGTGGGTTGTCACTCAGACACCTGTCTGGTGCTGTCCCCCAGCACAGCTGATAGCAGGAGGGCCCCAAGGATTCCAGGGCAGGCAGGACTGCTGAAGACACACTCCCAGGGGGCTGCCATGAAAAGCAAGAGGAGACCCTCAGTTGTCAGTGATGCCTCCTATTTAGCAGAACTGGGGCCCCAAGGCTGCTCCCATGCCTCCAACTGTCTCCTGCACAACTCTAGAGGGCACCATTCACATAGTAGACTGTGAGCATGGTGCTTTCTGAAATGTGAATTGTAGGAACCAGGAGCAGTCAGGAATTGGGAGAAGCAGTGAGCCCTTGTCTTCCCCGTTCACAAACTCCCCTCTCTTCCTGGATACCTGTGCAGAGATGATCCCAGGGGAGGCATTGGGCACAGCTGGTACATGGGAAGCACCTACAAGGTGAGAGTAGATCCACTCAGAAGGAGGAATAGGTTTGGGGAGCGGGGAGTAGCGGGGAGGTTCTAAGAAAGGTGGCAACTTCTGGCAGGGATGGGAGGAGATGGATGCTATAACCCTAAACTGCCTTCCTCCCCAAGGCAGGCCCTTGGGAGACTGGGGAAGAAGGATTAAATGTCAGGGATGGTAAACGGGGCAGTGCAGACCTAAAGAGCAGAGACTCTGAATGCTGAGCATCTAACACAGAATCTGGCACGTGGAAGATGCCAAGTAAATGTttagtggatggatggatggatggtggatggatggatagtggagggacagacaggtgggtgggtggatagatggataggtgagtggatggatgcatggatagatCCATGCATGCATGGATTCATGGaaggatgggtgggtagatgagtggatggaaggatggatgtgCAGGAAAATTACCTGGAATCTGCATTTCCCACTTGAGCTTCTCTTGTCGGCGCCATTTGGCTCTTCGGTTGGAAAACCAGACCTGAAGGAGAGCAGAACGGTGTAGCTGGCTGTGCCCTTCGCTACCTGGCACCTACTGCTCTCATCACATGTTTCTGGTCTGGACCCAGAGCACAGACCCTTCCTCAGACCTGatgtccctcctccctgctctggcctttgttctctgtccccctcctcacTTCAAAGGCTtggagtggggaagagaagagaggaatcGGCAGAAGGAGAACAAGGAGGGTCttgtgtctgacttttttctACAAACGAATCTCTTTCCACCTTTTCCCCACCATCTGCCCCTCACCAGAACCCAAAACCACCTCAGCACAGAGTCTTTGTTCTTGCGTTTTGTGCATCTTGTGTGGCAGAGTTCACTCACCCTCACCGTGTCCTCAGGCAGAGAGGTGGCAGCGGCCAGCTTTCCACGGGCCACCGAATCAGGATACTGCCCACGCTGGAACTCTGCAGAGATCGAGGCTCAAGTAGTAAGGTCACAGGGAGAGGAGCAAGGCATGGATCTCCCCCTCAGGCCCCATTCCCACCTGCTATGACCCTAAACTACCCTCCTCCTTAAGGTAAGGCCACCCACAGCCTCCACTTCTCAGCCTTTGCCCACAGGCCACAGGGCCGTTGCCTGTGTCACACCAAGCACCCTTTCACCTGctgtctgccccagccctggcacCTTTCTCCAGAGCCTCAGCTTGGCCTGGGGAGAAGATGGTCCGATTCCGGTGGCCAGTCCCTGGGTGGGGACCCCGAGGAACCTCACAGCCACTGCGGGGAGTGTGAGGAACTGGAGTCAAAACATCTGTAAAGGGGGACAGTGGCTTGTAGCGGTTTGTGATGTTTCTTCTCATCAGATGGGGTTCCCAAGGCCCTGGGGCTATGGATAAGGGACAACATGGATATAAGAGCAGAGCCATGCTCATAGGGCATTCACAGTTTCTTGGAGGTTACTAAAGGGGCACTTAGTGGGAGGCACTCCCAATGCCATGGTTGAGTGCATGCTTCGTGTTTGGGGAAACAGCAGCAAGGTTGGCCCAGGTTTGCATGATTCCACAGAATGTGAAGAGCACTCTGAGAGGCTGTGCATGAGGCATAGGGAGGGTGTGGG
The Panthera uncia isolate 11264 chromosome A2, Puncia_PCG_1.0, whole genome shotgun sequence genome window above contains:
- the PAX4 gene encoding LOW QUALITY PROTEIN: paired box protein Pax-4 (The sequence of the model RefSeq protein was modified relative to this genomic sequence to represent the inferred CDS: deleted 1 base in 1 codon), with protein sequence MALYHKTLQPKTVLSKRFHPNNLNHCRPSSKTKEGAPRRNPSPQSSQFLPFCEKCQPGTCHRMVGRGEGRCVDASFSCPGTSSVNQLGGLFVNGRPLPLDTRQQIVRLAVSGMRPCDISRSLKVSNGCVSKILARYYRTGVLEPKGIGGSKPRLATPPVVARIAQLKGERPALFAWEIQRQLCAEGLCTQDKTPSVSSINRVLRALQEDHRLPWAQLRSPDVLTPVPHTPRSGCEVPRGPHPGTGHRNRTIFSPGQAEALEKEFQRGQYPDSVARGKLAAATSLPEDTVRVWFSNRRAKWRRQEKLKWEMQIPGASHVPAVPNASPGIISAQPPGSVSSAVLPALESLGPSCYQLCWGTAPDRCLSDNPPQASLKPCWGHLPPQLSSLDSVVLCHSYPSFHCLRGQCWCPCSLALIQLPTPARPGMKEEGQSGKELGWRGSNIILPKQITGSSSFL